Genomic segment of Streptomyces sp. NBC_01210:
CAATTCAGGCTGCGGGAGAACTTCCGACCGCTCCCACGGATTTCGCCGCGCGGGCAAACGAGTTGTTTGCCGTGCTCGGCAGGACCCCGGACGTACTCTCCACCACGCTCGATGCCGCTGACGAGCTGGCCGCCGAGGTATGCAGACAGCTCGCATCCTGACGCAGCCCTGGTGACGTAGTCGACCCGCCTGGCCGCCGTCGAAAACGGCCGGCGCGCGCAGTATCCGCAGCATCTCTGTACTGCACTCGATCGAGGTTCGTTGCGGGTCACTGGGTCTCCTCGGGGCGGGGACCGGGGATGCCGAGGTCGGTGACGGTCCTCTTGATGAAGCGTGTGGCTTCGGCTTGCTTGGCTCGGAGGAAAACCAGGGCGGATTCGATTCCTTCGACCTCTCCGAGCCACTGCTCCCACTGCGCGCGTTTGCGTCGCATGA
This window contains:
- a CDS encoding recombinase → MRRKRAQWEQWLGEVEGIESALVFLRAKQAEATRFIKRTVTDLGIPGPRPEETQ